One window from the genome of Aeromonas sp. FDAARGOS 1405 encodes:
- a CDS encoding diguanylate cyclase has protein sequence MGLSRQNLLLVAVSLLFLLSSGSSLYLQYRQEQLVDTFYRNVHWNISQVMLESQRFLYDLQLYRAGRLSMETLSLDYDLLWNRLDIFLISSETAEMRQRHGLGKVLATLFEQIKQLEPQMEAGALREGAELARLQEAIASQTRLIEQIGDQILSGQEREHSVSQIRNSLFWLQIWQLILLLTGGALVAALIRANLANRRLALLDPLTQLGNRRALQEQLSRALHADDVSALVVLDLKRFKQVNDLLGYQVGDRLLQMVANKLLQVHGSHAYRLGGDEFAVVLTKADDALETAIHELVDLLHFEFVTRECSFDLACRLGVAKAQQQDAARLLDQAILALNQAKRSQEGAISWFEPAMLQQLQLSQQQLHQLREWLAGREPAPLRVALQALTDGQGNEMWQLALEWGEQGAPCHMRWLQECGVLGPVLARVLQAHEAQYADGRALLVPLDNQAQLIHLLAYLPGSSHTPLVLLIPTLQPDGVLLAGLRQQGCTLALREIGSTTSAQLAAGWPVRYWLPQGDDDGELLQPLARRLGLVPLQVLAARETRSLA, from the coding sequence ATGGGGCTATCCCGCCAAAATCTGCTGTTGGTTGCGGTGTCGCTGCTGTTTCTGCTCTCGTCGGGCAGCAGCCTCTATCTGCAGTATCGGCAAGAGCAGCTGGTCGATACCTTCTACCGCAATGTCCACTGGAACATCAGCCAGGTGATGCTCGAATCCCAGCGTTTCCTCTACGATCTGCAGCTCTACCGGGCTGGCAGACTGTCGATGGAGACCCTGAGCCTTGATTACGATCTGCTGTGGAACCGGCTCGATATCTTCCTCATCAGCAGTGAAACCGCCGAGATGCGCCAGCGGCACGGGCTCGGCAAAGTGCTGGCCACCCTGTTCGAGCAGATCAAGCAGCTCGAACCCCAGATGGAGGCCGGTGCGCTGCGCGAGGGGGCTGAGCTTGCCCGCTTGCAGGAGGCGATCGCCAGCCAGACCCGTCTCATCGAACAGATTGGGGATCAGATCCTCTCCGGTCAGGAGCGGGAGCATTCGGTCAGCCAGATCCGCAACAGCCTGTTCTGGCTGCAGATCTGGCAACTGATCCTGTTGCTGACCGGTGGCGCTCTGGTCGCAGCCCTCATTCGCGCTAATCTGGCGAACCGTCGGCTTGCCCTGCTCGATCCCCTGACCCAGCTTGGCAACCGCCGTGCCCTGCAGGAGCAGCTCTCTCGCGCTCTTCATGCCGATGATGTGAGCGCCCTGGTGGTGCTCGATCTCAAGCGCTTCAAGCAGGTCAATGATCTGCTGGGTTATCAGGTCGGTGATCGGCTGTTGCAGATGGTGGCCAACAAGCTGCTGCAGGTCCATGGCAGCCACGCTTACCGGCTCGGCGGAGATGAATTTGCCGTGGTGCTGACCAAGGCGGATGATGCGCTGGAAACCGCCATTCATGAGCTGGTGGATCTGCTCCATTTCGAGTTCGTGACCCGGGAGTGCAGCTTCGATCTGGCCTGTCGACTCGGGGTCGCCAAGGCGCAGCAACAGGATGCCGCCCGGTTGCTGGATCAGGCCATCCTGGCCCTCAACCAGGCCAAGCGTAGCCAGGAGGGGGCGATCAGCTGGTTTGAGCCCGCCATGCTGCAGCAGTTGCAGTTGAGTCAGCAGCAGCTTCATCAACTGCGAGAGTGGCTGGCAGGGCGCGAGCCTGCACCGCTGCGAGTGGCATTGCAGGCGCTGACGGACGGACAGGGTAACGAGATGTGGCAATTGGCGCTTGAGTGGGGTGAGCAGGGGGCGCCCTGCCACATGCGCTGGCTGCAGGAGTGCGGTGTGCTGGGGCCCGTGTTGGCCCGTGTGCTGCAAGCGCACGAGGCGCAGTATGCCGATGGCCGGGCACTGCTGGTCCCGCTCGACAACCAGGCCCAGCTGATCCATCTACTGGCCTATCTGCCGGGGTCTTCCCACACGCCGCTGGTGTTGCTGATACCAACGCTGCAGCCGGATGGTGTCTTGCTGGCGGGATTGCGGCAGCAGGGTTGCACTCTGGCGCTCAGAGAGATTGGCAGCACCACCTCGGCGCAGCTGGCAGCCGGCTGGCCTGTTCGCTACTGGTTGCCGCAGGGTGATGATGATGGCGAGTTGTTGCAGCCTCTGGCCAGACGATTGGGACTGGTGCCACTGCAAGTGCTGGCAGCCAGGGAGACCCGGTCGCTGGCCTGA
- a CDS encoding substrate-binding domain-containing protein, with amino-acid sequence MANIKEVAARAQVSTTTVSHVINETRFVAEETRERVFAAMRELNYAPSLVARSLKVKETNSIGMLVTTSSNPFFAEVVRGVERYCFEQGYNLMLGNTEGQAETALSYLKMMLRKRVDGLLIMCSEGQQEVFNQLDWLKSLPVVVMDWGLVSEDVDLIADNSFHGGYLATRHLIELGHTAIGCITGPHSRAPANQRQAGFEQALQEAGLTVNPDWIQEGDFDCASGHEAMTRLLALPERPTALFVCNDMMAMGAISAAHQAGLVIPRDISIVGYDNVALAEFMSPPLTTVNQPKEELGRLAVTRLLARINGEAVENHLITVDPDLVIRQSCAPCP; translated from the coding sequence ATGGCCAATATCAAGGAGGTGGCGGCGAGGGCCCAGGTCTCCACCACCACCGTCTCCCACGTCATCAACGAGACCCGTTTCGTGGCCGAGGAGACCCGCGAGCGGGTCTTCGCCGCCATGCGTGAGCTCAACTATGCCCCGAGTCTGGTGGCCCGCAGCCTCAAGGTGAAGGAGACCAACAGTATCGGCATGCTGGTCACCACCTCGAGCAACCCCTTCTTTGCCGAAGTGGTGCGCGGGGTGGAGCGTTACTGCTTCGAGCAGGGCTACAACCTGATGCTGGGCAACACCGAGGGGCAGGCGGAAACAGCCCTCTCCTACCTCAAGATGATGCTGCGCAAGCGGGTCGATGGCCTGCTCATCATGTGCAGCGAGGGCCAACAGGAGGTGTTCAACCAGCTCGACTGGCTCAAGAGCCTGCCGGTGGTGGTGATGGATTGGGGGCTGGTCAGCGAAGATGTGGATCTTATCGCCGACAACTCCTTCCACGGCGGTTATCTGGCGACCCGCCATCTGATTGAGCTGGGCCATACCGCCATCGGTTGCATCACCGGCCCCCACAGCCGCGCCCCCGCCAACCAGCGGCAGGCTGGCTTTGAGCAGGCGCTGCAGGAGGCAGGACTCACTGTCAATCCCGACTGGATCCAGGAGGGAGATTTTGACTGCGCCAGCGGCCATGAGGCGATGACCCGTCTGCTGGCATTGCCCGAGCGCCCCACCGCCCTCTTTGTCTGCAACGACATGATGGCGATGGGGGCCATCAGTGCCGCCCATCAGGCGGGGCTGGTGATCCCGCGGGATATCTCCATCGTTGGCTATGACAATGTGGCGCTGGCCGAATTTATGTCGCCGCCGCTCACCACCGTCAACCAGCCCAAAGAGGAGCTGGGACGCCTCGCCGTCACCCGCTTGTTGGCGCGGATCAACGGTGAAGCGGTGGAGAACCACCTGATCACCGTCGACCCTGACCTGGTGATCAGACAATCTTGCGCGCCCTGCCCCTAA
- the rbsK gene encoding ribokinase has translation MNRLVVLGSVNADHVLRVPHFPRPGETLTGHSYQVVPGGKGANQAVAAARLGALVSFIARIGDDAIGHQMKAGFAKDGIDVSAVELDPKLPTGIAIIYVSDEGENSIGISAEANGAITPAVVKNHEAMIAGAHTLLLQLEVPLESVHEAARLARTHGTRVVLNPAPARPLSSELLALVDLITPNQTEAELLTGVKVTDEKSAREAAARFHQMGIADVMITLGSQGVYCSNAQQQQLIPGFRVKAVDTTAAGDTFNGALLAAELAGADFHSAVRFAHGAAALSVTRFGAQSSIPSKQEVDTFLLEQTAQGH, from the coding sequence ATGAATCGTCTCGTCGTTCTGGGCAGTGTCAATGCAGACCATGTGCTGCGCGTTCCCCACTTTCCTCGCCCGGGTGAAACCCTGACCGGCCACAGCTATCAGGTAGTCCCGGGTGGCAAGGGGGCCAATCAGGCAGTCGCTGCCGCCCGCCTTGGCGCCCTCGTCTCCTTTATCGCCCGCATCGGTGATGACGCCATCGGCCACCAGATGAAAGCCGGCTTTGCCAAAGACGGCATCGACGTCAGCGCCGTCGAGCTCGATCCCAAGCTCCCGACCGGTATCGCCATCATCTATGTGAGCGATGAGGGGGAGAACAGTATCGGTATCTCCGCCGAAGCCAACGGGGCCATCACTCCGGCTGTGGTGAAAAACCACGAAGCGATGATCGCCGGCGCCCACACCCTGCTGTTGCAACTGGAAGTGCCGCTGGAAAGCGTTCATGAAGCTGCACGCCTGGCCCGCACCCACGGCACCCGAGTGGTGCTCAACCCCGCCCCTGCCCGTCCGCTCTCAAGCGAACTGCTGGCACTGGTCGACCTTATCACCCCCAACCAGACCGAAGCCGAGCTGTTGACCGGCGTCAAAGTCACCGACGAAAAGAGCGCCCGCGAGGCGGCAGCCCGCTTCCACCAGATGGGCATTGCGGATGTGATGATCACCCTGGGCTCCCAGGGGGTCTATTGCAGCAACGCACAGCAGCAACAGCTGATCCCGGGCTTTCGGGTCAAGGCAGTGGATACCACAGCCGCGGGCGATACCTTCAACGGCGCCCTGCTGGCAGCGGAACTGGCCGGTGCCGATTTCCACAGCGCGGTGCGCTTTGCCCACGGGGCGGCGGCGCTCTCCGTCACTCGGTTCGGCGCCCAGAGCTCCATCCCGAGCAAGCAGGAGGTAGACACCTTCCTGCTTGAGCAGACTGCACAGGGGCACTGA
- the rbsB gene encoding ribose ABC transporter substrate-binding protein RbsB, translating to MKKLNTLLAAAIMSVLGTAQAADHTLAMVVSTLNNPFFVTMKEGAEAKAKELGYELVVLDSQNDPAKELSNMEDLTVRKVNAILINPTDSEAVGNAIRLANRANIPVLTLDRGAAQGEVKAHIASDNVAGGKLAGDFITEKLGTGAKVIQLEGIAGTSAARDRGEGFALAVAANKLQVLASQPADFDRTKGLNVMENLLAAHPSVQAVFAQNDEMALGAIRAVQAAGKEVMIVGFDGTDDGKAAVAKGKLAATVAQQPALIGAIGVETADKVLKGQPVEKSIPVPLQVVSK from the coding sequence ATGAAAAAGCTCAATACCCTGCTCGCTGCCGCCATCATGTCTGTGCTGGGCACTGCCCAGGCTGCCGACCATACCCTGGCGATGGTGGTCTCCACCCTCAACAACCCCTTCTTCGTCACCATGAAGGAGGGTGCCGAAGCCAAGGCCAAGGAGCTTGGCTACGAGCTGGTGGTGCTGGACTCCCAGAATGACCCGGCCAAAGAGCTCTCCAACATGGAAGATCTCACCGTGCGCAAGGTCAACGCCATCCTGATCAACCCGACAGACTCCGAAGCGGTGGGCAACGCCATCCGTCTGGCCAACCGCGCCAACATCCCGGTACTGACTCTGGACCGCGGCGCCGCTCAGGGCGAGGTCAAGGCTCACATTGCCTCTGACAACGTGGCGGGCGGCAAGCTGGCCGGTGACTTCATCACCGAAAAACTGGGTACCGGTGCCAAAGTGATCCAGCTGGAAGGGATTGCCGGTACCTCCGCCGCCCGTGACCGTGGCGAAGGTTTTGCCCTGGCCGTGGCAGCCAACAAGCTGCAGGTGCTGGCTTCCCAGCCAGCCGACTTTGACCGCACCAAGGGTCTGAACGTCATGGAAAACCTGCTGGCCGCTCACCCGAGCGTGCAGGCGGTGTTCGCCCAGAACGACGAAATGGCGCTGGGTGCCATCCGTGCGGTGCAGGCAGCCGGTAAAGAGGTGATGATCGTCGGCTTCGACGGCACTGACGATGGCAAAGCCGCGGTGGCCAAGGGTAAACTGGCCGCCACCGTGGCCCAGCAACCGGCTCTGATTGGTGCCATCGGCGTCGAGACTGCCGACAAGGTGCTGAAAGGTCAGCCGGTCGAGAAATCCATTCCGGTACCGCTGCAAGTGGTCAGCAAGTAA
- the rbsC gene encoding ribose ABC transporter permease: MTTQTLPRRGIMNKAWWIENKSLVALLVLIGVVSALNPNFFSVDNLLNILRQTSVNAIMAVGMTLVILTAGIDLSVGSVLALCGALAATMVAMELPIWLVVPLTLGAGALLGGVSGLIIAKGKVQAFIATLVTMTALRGITMVYTEGRPISTGFSDGADHFAWLGTGYLLGLPVPIWLMAIVFLLAWFMLNHTRLGRYIYALGGNESATRLSGINVDRVKLAVYGLCGALSALAGLIVTSRLSSAQPTAGMGYELDAIAAVVLGGTSLMGGKGRIMGTLIGALIIGFLNNALNLLDVSSYYQMIAKASVILLAVMVDNKSTR; this comes from the coding sequence ATGACAACCCAAACCCTTCCCCGCCGCGGCATCATGAACAAGGCCTGGTGGATCGAGAACAAATCCCTGGTCGCACTGCTGGTGCTGATTGGTGTCGTCTCCGCGCTCAATCCCAACTTCTTCAGCGTCGACAACCTGCTCAACATCCTGCGCCAGACCTCGGTCAACGCCATCATGGCGGTCGGCATGACGCTGGTTATCCTCACCGCCGGTATCGATCTGTCGGTCGGCTCTGTGCTGGCCCTGTGCGGCGCGCTGGCGGCCACTATGGTGGCGATGGAGCTGCCCATCTGGCTGGTGGTGCCCCTCACTCTGGGTGCCGGCGCCCTGCTTGGCGGCGTCAGCGGCCTCATCATTGCCAAGGGCAAGGTGCAAGCCTTTATCGCCACCCTGGTCACCATGACCGCCCTGCGCGGCATCACCATGGTCTATACCGAGGGTCGCCCCATCTCCACCGGTTTCAGTGATGGCGCCGACCACTTCGCCTGGCTCGGTACCGGCTATCTGCTCGGTCTGCCGGTGCCCATCTGGCTGATGGCCATCGTCTTTCTGCTCGCCTGGTTCATGCTCAACCACACTCGCCTCGGTCGCTACATCTATGCCCTCGGCGGCAACGAATCGGCCACCCGTCTCTCCGGCATCAATGTGGATCGGGTGAAGCTGGCGGTGTATGGTCTGTGCGGCGCGCTCTCGGCGCTGGCAGGTCTTATCGTCACCTCCCGCCTCTCCTCTGCCCAGCCGACCGCCGGCATGGGTTACGAGCTGGATGCCATCGCCGCCGTAGTGCTGGGTGGTACCAGCCTGATGGGCGGCAAGGGCCGCATCATGGGCACCCTGATTGGTGCGCTGATCATCGGCTTCCTGAACAACGCCCTCAACCTGCTCGATGTCAGCTCCTATTACCAGATGATCGCCAAGGCCAGCGTGATCTTGCTTGCCGTGATGGTCGACAACAAAAGCACCCGATAA
- the rbsA gene encoding ribose ABC transporter ATP-binding protein RbsA, whose protein sequence is MSTTSPLSPILELTGIVKTFPGVRALDEAGLRVYPGQVMALLGENGAGKSTLMKVLTGIYQADAGSVSYRGQPVHFKGPRDSQDQGISIIHQELNLLPELSIAANIFLGREPRTRFGSIDHKQLRERASGLLARLGVKHGPDTRLGDLSIGEQQMVEIAKALSFDASVIIMDEPTDALTDTETEQLFKVIRELREQGCGIVYISHRLKEIFEICDRVTVLRDGKWIGEKAVSDLDEDKIIEMMVGRRLEEQYPRLERELGPVSLQVKDLAGPGVRGVSFSLRQGEILGFSGLMGSGRTELMKLIYGASPVSSGEITVDGHALVPTSPADGLAAGIAYISEDRKGDGLVLELSVRENMSLCALDEFISNGKIDGKAERQAVSDYVRLFNIKTPSQDQLIKLLSGGNQQKVAIAKGLLTRPKVLILDEPTRGVDVGAKKEIYQLINQFKKEGMSIILVSSEMPEVLGMSDRIMVMHEGRISAEFNTRDANQEKLMAAAVGKQWQAEQEAAQ, encoded by the coding sequence ATGAGCACAACCTCCCCCCTCTCACCCATTCTGGAGCTGACCGGGATCGTCAAGACCTTCCCCGGTGTGCGCGCCCTCGACGAAGCGGGTCTGCGGGTCTATCCGGGCCAGGTGATGGCCCTGCTCGGTGAAAATGGCGCCGGTAAATCCACCCTGATGAAGGTGCTGACCGGCATCTATCAGGCCGATGCTGGCAGCGTCAGCTATCGCGGTCAACCGGTTCACTTCAAGGGGCCGCGCGACTCTCAGGATCAGGGGATCAGCATCATCCATCAGGAGCTGAACCTGCTGCCGGAGTTGTCTATTGCCGCCAACATCTTCCTCGGTCGCGAGCCCCGTACCCGTTTTGGCAGCATCGACCACAAACAGCTGCGTGAACGGGCGAGCGGCCTGCTGGCGCGACTTGGCGTCAAACACGGGCCGGATACCCGACTCGGGGATCTCTCCATCGGCGAACAGCAGATGGTGGAGATTGCCAAGGCGCTGTCGTTCGATGCCAGCGTCATCATCATGGACGAGCCGACCGATGCGCTGACCGATACCGAGACCGAGCAGCTGTTCAAGGTTATCCGCGAGCTGCGTGAACAGGGTTGCGGCATCGTCTATATCTCCCACCGCCTCAAGGAGATCTTCGAGATCTGCGATCGGGTCACCGTGCTGCGCGATGGCAAGTGGATCGGCGAGAAGGCGGTGAGCGATCTGGATGAGGACAAGATCATCGAGATGATGGTGGGTCGACGTCTGGAAGAGCAGTATCCGCGTCTTGAGCGCGAGCTCGGCCCCGTCAGCCTGCAGGTGAAGGACCTAGCCGGTCCCGGCGTGCGCGGGGTGAGCTTCTCCCTGCGTCAGGGGGAAATTCTGGGTTTTAGCGGCCTGATGGGCTCCGGTCGTACCGAGCTGATGAAGCTCATCTACGGTGCCAGCCCTGTCAGCAGCGGTGAAATCACGGTCGATGGCCACGCGCTGGTGCCAACCAGTCCGGCCGATGGGCTGGCCGCTGGCATCGCCTATATCTCCGAAGATCGCAAAGGTGATGGGCTGGTGCTGGAGCTGTCGGTGCGCGAAAACATGAGTCTCTGCGCCCTCGACGAGTTCATCAGCAACGGCAAGATCGACGGCAAGGCCGAACGGCAGGCGGTGAGCGACTATGTACGCCTCTTCAACATCAAGACCCCGAGTCAGGATCAGCTGATAAAGCTGCTCTCCGGCGGCAACCAGCAGAAGGTGGCCATCGCCAAGGGACTGCTGACAAGGCCCAAGGTGCTGATCCTCGACGAGCCGACCCGCGGCGTCGACGTGGGGGCGAAGAAGGAAATTTATCAGCTGATCAACCAGTTCAAGAAGGAGGGGATGAGCATCATTCTGGTCTCCTCCGAGATGCCGGAAGTGCTCGGCATGAGCGATCGCATCATGGTGATGCACGAAGGGCGCATCAGCGCAGAGTTCAACACCCGCGATGCCAATCAGGAGAAGCTGATGGCGGCGGCAGTCGGTAAACAGTGGCAAGCAGAGCAAGAGGCAGCACAATGA
- the rbsD gene encoding D-ribose pyranase: MKRGVLLNAPLSALVAQMGHTDEITVCDAGLPIPAGPERIDLALMAGTPSLETVLTALLTDLVVEKVIMATEIKQISPAAHQALVDQLEAHAAAQGKPIAIEYCLHEEFKTRSRQSKAIVRSGEVTPYANLILCAGVAF; the protein is encoded by the coding sequence ATGAAACGAGGCGTACTGCTCAATGCTCCCCTGAGTGCTCTGGTAGCACAGATGGGTCACACCGACGAGATCACCGTCTGCGATGCGGGGCTGCCCATTCCGGCAGGGCCGGAGCGGATCGATCTGGCGTTGATGGCGGGCACCCCCAGCCTCGAAACCGTGCTGACCGCCCTGCTCACCGATCTGGTGGTGGAGAAGGTGATCATGGCGACCGAGATCAAGCAGATCAGCCCCGCCGCCCATCAGGCGCTGGTCGATCAGCTCGAGGCCCACGCAGCCGCCCAGGGCAAACCCATCGCCATCGAATACTGCCTGCACGAGGAGTTCAAAACCCGCTCCCGCCAGAGCAAGGCAATCGTGCGCAGCGGCGAGGTGACTCCCTACGCCAACCTGATCCTCTGCGCCGGTGTGGCGTTCTGA
- a CDS encoding glutathione S-transferase family protein yields MSDLTLYFAPGTCAMAVQIALLEANATFQPRLVNLAAGEQRDPAYLAINPKGRVPALVTEQGTLTETPALLLYVAQRFPDAKLAPLDNPFLLARMQEVNSFLASTVHVSHAHGRRGSRWADDEQAIVAMQQKVASNMRDGFAQIEQHYLAGPWVLGEQFSVADIYLFVVAGWLKSDGVEISEFPKVADHYRRMLTRPAVNKALDN; encoded by the coding sequence ATGTCCGATCTGACCCTCTATTTCGCTCCCGGCACCTGTGCCATGGCCGTGCAGATTGCCCTGCTGGAAGCGAATGCCACGTTCCAACCCCGTCTCGTCAACCTCGCCGCAGGGGAGCAGCGTGACCCCGCCTATCTTGCCATCAACCCCAAAGGGCGAGTCCCTGCCCTTGTCACCGAGCAGGGCACCCTGACCGAGACCCCGGCCCTGCTGCTCTATGTGGCGCAGCGCTTCCCCGATGCCAAGCTGGCGCCGCTGGACAACCCGTTCCTGCTGGCCCGCATGCAGGAGGTCAACAGCTTCCTCGCCTCCACCGTGCATGTCTCCCATGCCCATGGTCGCCGTGGCAGCCGCTGGGCCGATGACGAACAGGCCATTGTCGCCATGCAGCAGAAAGTCGCCAGCAATATGCGCGATGGCTTTGCCCAAATTGAACAGCACTATCTCGCCGGCCCCTGGGTACTCGGCGAGCAGTTCAGCGTGGCGGACATCTATCTGTTCGTGGTCGCGGGCTGGCTGAAAAGCGATGGGGTCGAGATCAGTGAATTCCCCAAAGTGGCCGATCATTATCGCCGAATGCTGACCCGTCCGGCGGTCAACAAAGCCCTCGACAACTAA
- a CDS encoding extracellular solute-binding protein, producing the protein MTIQHKAGALLAAALTLTTPLLSQSAHAADDKVVYFYNWSEYVPDGLLEQFQQETGIKVIYSTYESNETLYAKLKTHGDGYDVVVPSTYFISKMAKEGMLQPLDRAQLPNFKHLDPTLLNHEYDPDNSYSIPYIWGATGIGTNTDIIEQPVTSWKQLWAPEWKESLLLMDDAREVFHIALVQLGYSPNTQDKAQIAEAFEYLKKLMPNVKAFNSDNPADPFIAGEVNIGMLWNGSAYGAQREYPSIQMTYPEEGAVLWMDNLAIPAKAKHVKEAHALINFLMRPDVAAKVAEAIGYPTPVKDAIPLLTPAFRNNPMVFPSDEIKRKGEFQSDVGDASRLYEQYFLQLKAMVAKAG; encoded by the coding sequence ATGACAATCCAACACAAGGCCGGCGCCCTGCTGGCAGCCGCCCTCACCCTCACCACCCCGCTGCTGAGCCAGAGCGCTCACGCGGCCGATGACAAGGTGGTCTACTTCTACAACTGGTCGGAATATGTGCCGGACGGCCTGCTGGAGCAGTTCCAGCAAGAAACCGGCATCAAGGTGATCTACTCCACCTACGAATCCAACGAGACCCTCTACGCCAAACTGAAAACCCATGGCGACGGCTATGACGTGGTGGTGCCCAGCACCTACTTCATCTCGAAAATGGCCAAAGAGGGAATGCTGCAGCCGCTGGATCGCGCCCAGCTGCCCAACTTCAAGCACCTCGACCCTACCCTGCTCAACCACGAGTACGACCCGGACAACAGCTACTCCATCCCCTATATCTGGGGCGCAACCGGGATCGGCACCAACACCGATATCATCGAGCAGCCGGTTACCAGCTGGAAGCAGCTCTGGGCACCGGAGTGGAAAGAGAGCCTGCTGCTGATGGACGATGCCCGCGAGGTGTTCCATATCGCGCTGGTGCAGCTGGGCTACAGCCCCAACACCCAGGACAAGGCGCAAATTGCCGAAGCGTTCGAATACCTGAAAAAACTGATGCCCAACGTCAAGGCGTTCAACTCCGACAACCCGGCCGACCCCTTTATCGCCGGTGAGGTCAATATTGGTATGCTGTGGAACGGCTCGGCCTACGGCGCCCAGCGCGAATACCCCTCCATCCAGATGACCTACCCCGAAGAAGGCGCCGTGCTCTGGATGGACAACCTCGCCATCCCGGCCAAGGCCAAGCATGTGAAGGAAGCCCACGCCCTGATCAACTTCCTGATGCGCCCCGATGTGGCCGCCAAGGTGGCCGAGGCGATTGGCTACCCCACCCCGGTCAAGGATGCCATTCCCCTGCTCACCCCGGCGTTTCGCAACAACCCCATGGTCTTCCCGAGCGACGAGATCAAGCGCAAGGGCGAGTTCCAGTCTGATGTGGGTGATGCCTCCCGCCTCTACGAGCAGTACTTCCTGCAGCTGAAAGCCATGGTGGCCAAAGCCGGTTAA
- the potC gene encoding spermidine/putrescine ABC transporter permease PotC → MMRALKALFLLLVFGYLYVPIGVLIANSFNLSKYGIDWRGFTLGWYEKLFASASLMQAAQHSLTIAALTATAATLIGTLTAVALFRYRFRGKQYVSGMLFVVMMSPDIVMAISLLTLFVVTGIALGFWSLLIAHITFCLPFVVITVYSRLCGFDVRMLEAARDLGAGEWIILRRIILPLALPAVMAGWLLSFTLSLDDVVVSSFVTGPAYEILPLKIYSMVKVGVSPEVNALATLMLVASLGMVLLAQLLLRKRQG, encoded by the coding sequence ATGATGCGCGCACTGAAAGCTCTGTTCTTGCTGCTGGTGTTTGGCTATCTCTATGTGCCCATCGGGGTGTTGATCGCCAACTCCTTCAACCTGTCGAAATATGGCATCGACTGGCGCGGCTTTACCCTGGGGTGGTATGAGAAGCTGTTTGCCAGCGCCAGCCTGATGCAGGCGGCCCAGCACTCCCTGACCATTGCCGCCCTCACCGCCACCGCCGCCACCCTGATCGGCACCCTCACCGCCGTGGCACTGTTTCGCTATCGCTTTCGCGGCAAGCAGTACGTGAGCGGCATGCTGTTTGTGGTGATGATGTCCCCCGATATCGTGATGGCCATTTCGCTGCTGACCCTGTTTGTAGTGACCGGCATTGCGCTGGGCTTCTGGTCGCTACTGATTGCCCACATCACCTTCTGCCTGCCGTTTGTGGTGATCACCGTCTACTCGCGGCTGTGCGGTTTTGATGTGCGGATGCTGGAGGCGGCACGGGATCTGGGGGCTGGCGAGTGGATCATCCTGCGCCGCATCATACTGCCGCTGGCCCTGCCGGCGGTGATGGCGGGCTGGCTGCTCTCCTTTACCCTGTCGCTGGACGACGTGGTGGTGAGCTCCTTTGTGACCGGCCCGGCCTACGAGATCCTGCCGCTCAAGATCTACTCCATGGTCAAGGTGGGGGTCTCCCCCGAGGTCAACGCCCTGGCCACCCTGATGCTGGTCGCCTCCCTCGGGATGGTGCTGCTGGCGCAACTGTTACTGCGTAAACGGCAGGGTTGA